In Acidobacteriota bacterium, the following proteins share a genomic window:
- a CDS encoding M1 family metallopeptidase, which translates to MNARRLLALLLLFSLPAFARFIPDPIVKYKIEARLDAKAKTIKGHEVIVWRNHSSDAIPDLQFHTYLNAFKNNYSTFMREGGGRSRRVSFSGDAQAWGYVQIHSLKVDGQDLTAQMRYIQPDDGNPFDQTVLQVVLPKAIPAGGSVSIEIEWTSKLPRVFARTGFHDNFFLVAQWFPKPGVYEAAGERHRAKGGWNCHQFHTSTEFFADYGTFDVSLTVPSDFELAATGSERSKKDNAGGTTTYNHYQEDVFDFAWTTQPRSQVLKLVRMFKADQQVSPAELKEWSQKTGASLDDVRLQDVQVTLFIQREHAEQTERHFRAAFAGIKWFGLMYGKYPFDVLSVIDPPYGGDGAGGMEYPTFITAGTDYWPAEHQLDPEGVIVHEFGHQFWFHLVGNNEMEEAWLDEGFNSYSTGKVLEMEYGPNHTYETLFGVPFPAAPWVRLPVPRYPWFGMMRGTNSLSGFFTGSGEPAIGIGQYWEWVPRLQRYGRMESYYANAKTDAMERYPWLMLNRASYGTQAYSKPEVTLRTLEKLLGPVWPRVMRTYHQRWRFKHPDALDFVATVNEVTGQDMTWFFDQALYGTNLLDYSVSFTNDRAPARKGYFDQNGQPGSAPPMLSESKDGKSGKNGKNEGAAESEVLVRRLGEMVFPVIIRVKFADGSEVRETWPVNDPTLPAAGAPAGLNQYRWKKFKYAKKVVSAEADPDSLFKSLEIHRVDNTAQLDPPTKLAADKWYLRWVVWIQNALLAFSYFS; encoded by the coding sequence ATGAATGCTCGCCGGCTGCTTGCACTGCTCCTCCTGTTTTCGCTGCCCGCGTTTGCCAGATTCATTCCCGACCCGATCGTGAAGTACAAGATCGAGGCGCGGCTCGACGCCAAAGCAAAGACCATCAAGGGCCACGAAGTCATCGTGTGGCGCAACCATTCCAGCGACGCCATCCCTGACCTCCAATTCCACACCTACCTCAACGCCTTCAAGAACAACTACTCCACGTTCATGCGCGAGGGTGGCGGGAGGAGCCGCCGCGTGTCGTTCAGCGGGGACGCGCAGGCCTGGGGATACGTCCAGATCCACTCCCTCAAGGTCGATGGTCAGGACCTGACCGCGCAGATGCGCTACATCCAGCCCGACGACGGCAATCCTTTCGACCAGACGGTGCTGCAAGTCGTGTTGCCGAAAGCCATCCCCGCGGGCGGTTCGGTCTCCATCGAGATCGAGTGGACGTCGAAGCTGCCGCGCGTCTTCGCGCGCACCGGATTCCACGACAACTTCTTCCTCGTCGCGCAGTGGTTTCCCAAGCCCGGCGTCTACGAGGCGGCCGGCGAGCGCCATCGCGCGAAGGGAGGATGGAACTGCCACCAGTTCCACACCTCCACCGAGTTCTTTGCCGACTACGGCACCTTCGACGTTTCCTTGACCGTGCCCTCGGATTTCGAGCTTGCCGCCACCGGCAGCGAGCGCTCGAAGAAAGACAATGCCGGCGGCACCACCACCTACAACCACTATCAGGAAGACGTCTTCGACTTTGCCTGGACCACGCAGCCGCGCTCGCAGGTGCTCAAGCTGGTGCGCATGTTCAAGGCTGACCAGCAGGTCTCGCCGGCGGAGCTGAAAGAATGGTCGCAGAAGACCGGCGCGTCGCTCGATGACGTTCGCCTGCAAGACGTCCAGGTCACTCTATTCATCCAGCGCGAGCACGCCGAGCAGACCGAGCGGCATTTCCGCGCCGCGTTCGCCGGCATCAAGTGGTTCGGGCTGATGTACGGCAAGTATCCCTTCGACGTGCTCTCCGTCATCGATCCGCCTTACGGCGGCGACGGCGCCGGCGGCATGGAATATCCCACCTTCATCACTGCGGGCACCGACTACTGGCCGGCCGAGCACCAGCTCGATCCCGAGGGCGTGATCGTCCACGAGTTCGGACACCAGTTCTGGTTCCACCTCGTCGGCAACAACGAGATGGAGGAAGCCTGGCTCGACGAGGGCTTCAACTCCTACTCCACCGGCAAAGTCCTCGAGATGGAGTACGGACCGAACCATACCTACGAGACTCTCTTCGGCGTTCCGTTTCCGGCGGCGCCGTGGGTGCGCCTGCCGGTCCCGCGCTATCCATGGTTCGGGATGATGCGCGGCACCAACAGCCTGAGCGGTTTCTTCACCGGCTCAGGCGAGCCGGCCATCGGCATCGGTCAATACTGGGAGTGGGTGCCGCGGCTGCAACGCTATGGCCGGATGGAGAGCTACTACGCGAACGCGAAGACCGACGCGATGGAGCGTTACCCCTGGCTCATGCTCAACCGTGCCAGCTACGGCACACAGGCATACTCCAAGCCCGAGGTCACGCTGCGCACACTCGAGAAACTGCTCGGCCCGGTCTGGCCGAGGGTCATGCGGACGTATCACCAGCGCTGGCGCTTCAAGCATCCCGACGCGCTCGACTTCGTCGCAACCGTGAATGAAGTCACCGGCCAGGACATGACGTGGTTCTTCGACCAGGCCCTCTATGGGACGAACCTGTTGGACTACTCCGTCTCGTTCACCAACGACCGCGCGCCTGCCAGGAAGGGCTACTTCGATCAGAACGGCCAGCCAGGGTCTGCGCCACCAATGCTCTCAGAGAGCAAGGACGGAAAGAGCGGCAAGAACGGCAAGAACGAAGGTGCGGCTGAGTCGGAAGTCCTTGTCCGCCGCCTCGGCGAGATGGTCTTCCCCGTGATCATTCGCGTGAAGTTTGCGGATGGCAGCGAAGTCCGCGAGACATGGCCGGTGAACGATCCCACGCTCCCCGCCGCCGGCGCGCCCGCCGGGCTGAATCAATATCGCTGGAAAAAGTTCAAGTACGCGAAGAAAGTCGTGAGCGCCGAAGCCGACCCCGACTCGCTGTTCAAGAGTCTGGAGATCCACCGCGTCGATAACACCGCACAGCTCGATCCGCCTACCAAGCTCGCCGCCGATAAGTGGTACCTGCGTTGGGTGGTGTGGATACAGAACGCGTTGCTGGCGTTCTCGTATTTTTCGTAG
- the ispD gene encoding 2-C-methyl-D-erythritol 4-phosphate cytidylyltransferase has translation MKVVVIIPAAGLGTRMSAAAAKKGKKAQLPTKQFAELGGVPILVHTLRKFLQSPQVAEIFLALRKPEAEQFKLQLERELKAAGAGGKKQVQIVEGGEHRQQSVANALAQVKAVADDIVLVHDAVRPFVDNDIIASVIAGAQKHGAVIAGVPAVDTIKQVDRTAGGAIVASTIPRERVVQAQTPQGFRYDVIKKAFDEAEAAGFLGTDEASLVERMGHNVAVVMGSPKNIKITTPDDLELAEFFIAQEDRRRASLTG, from the coding sequence ATGAAGGTTGTCGTCATTATTCCGGCTGCCGGACTTGGCACGCGCATGTCCGCGGCCGCCGCGAAGAAGGGCAAGAAGGCGCAGCTGCCGACCAAGCAGTTCGCCGAACTGGGCGGCGTTCCTATCCTCGTCCACACGCTGCGCAAGTTCCTGCAATCACCCCAGGTCGCGGAGATCTTCCTCGCGCTGCGCAAGCCGGAAGCCGAGCAGTTCAAGCTACAGCTCGAGAGAGAGTTGAAGGCCGCGGGCGCGGGCGGGAAGAAGCAGGTGCAGATCGTCGAGGGCGGCGAGCATCGCCAGCAATCGGTGGCGAACGCGCTCGCCCAGGTGAAGGCGGTGGCCGACGACATTGTGCTGGTGCACGATGCGGTGCGCCCGTTCGTGGACAACGACATCATCGCCAGCGTGATCGCGGGCGCACAGAAGCATGGCGCGGTGATCGCGGGCGTGCCTGCAGTCGACACCATCAAGCAGGTGGACCGCACCGCCGGAGGCGCGATCGTCGCTTCCACCATCCCGCGCGAGCGCGTGGTGCAGGCGCAGACGCCGCAGGGTTTCCGCTACGACGTGATCAAGAAAGCTTTTGACGAAGCCGAGGCGGCGGGCTTCCTCGGCACTGACGAAGCGTCGCTGGTCGAGCGCATGGGCCACAACGTCGCCGTGGTGATGGGCTCGCCCAAGAACATCAAGATCACCACGCCGGATGACTTGGAATTAGCCGAGTTCTTCATTGCCCAAGAAGACCGGCGGCGCGCGAGTCTGACAGGCTGA
- a CDS encoding M14 family metallopeptidase, which produces MRKLLVVLSLSLSLCAAFAQKSAPKPSAKSAADWSTPAEKSGYRTTPRYDETMAYVKRVAAAAPKQVKLESFGKTPEGRDLWVAVLSKDGVFDPAAVRQSGRAVMLIQNAIHAGEMDGKDSCLALLRDMVIAKSESKLLDSVVVLMIPIYNADGHERFGPYNRINQNGPEEMGWRTQSQNLNLNRDYMKADAPETRALLRLFQRWLPDFFIDDHVTDGADYQYDTTYAIDVGPDVAPATADWLEHQLKPYIEKSVSDSGHVIGEYVGVGESNPRAGISVGQDTPRFSTGYMVVQNRPGLLVEMHMLKDYKTRVTGNYEILRAILEVMNRDAAKLVAMNQQADEETIARGRQAQTAVYVSGADLRKPDDFPLRLAPTTDTETFHFLGYKRDTKSSEVSGGLWNVYSHAPENIDIPLHSKLKMTVGVGVPWAYIIPAQWEKVIEVLRTHGIAMRATTAAWSGEVETYRCKPKWAERPFEGRHVLGGGSEFSPTPPPDCRAVREKLDFPAGSMVVPTDQRAAKVAIHWLEPAGPDSAVYWGLFDAIFEQKEYGEPYVLEKLAREMMAKDPKLKAEFEEKVASDKDFAANAYGRLNWFYQRSPWWDPKLGLYPVGRVRTLEGIPLGK; this is translated from the coding sequence ATGAGAAAGCTGCTGGTTGTCCTGTCTCTTTCACTCTCCCTCTGCGCTGCATTCGCGCAAAAGAGCGCGCCCAAGCCGTCTGCGAAATCCGCCGCCGACTGGAGCACGCCGGCGGAGAAGTCCGGCTACCGCACCACGCCGCGCTACGACGAGACCATGGCGTACGTGAAGCGCGTGGCCGCCGCGGCGCCAAAGCAGGTAAAGCTCGAGAGTTTTGGCAAGACGCCCGAAGGCCGCGACTTGTGGGTCGCCGTGCTCTCAAAAGACGGCGTGTTCGATCCCGCGGCCGTCCGCCAGTCAGGACGCGCGGTGATGCTGATCCAGAACGCCATCCACGCCGGCGAGATGGACGGCAAAGACTCTTGTCTCGCGCTGCTGCGCGACATGGTGATCGCCAAGTCGGAAAGCAAGCTGCTTGATAGCGTCGTCGTGCTGATGATCCCCATCTACAACGCCGACGGCCACGAGCGCTTCGGCCCTTACAACCGCATCAATCAGAACGGTCCGGAAGAGATGGGCTGGCGCACGCAGTCGCAGAACCTGAACCTGAATCGCGACTACATGAAGGCCGACGCGCCCGAGACGCGTGCGCTGCTGCGCCTGTTCCAACGCTGGCTGCCGGATTTCTTCATCGACGACCACGTGACCGACGGCGCCGACTACCAGTACGACACCACGTACGCCATCGACGTTGGCCCCGACGTGGCGCCCGCGACGGCCGACTGGCTCGAACACCAGCTCAAGCCGTACATCGAGAAGTCGGTGAGCGACTCCGGACACGTGATCGGCGAATACGTGGGCGTGGGCGAATCGAATCCGCGGGCTGGCATTTCGGTGGGGCAGGATACGCCGCGCTTCTCCACCGGCTACATGGTCGTGCAGAACCGTCCTGGCCTGCTGGTCGAGATGCACATGCTCAAGGATTACAAGACGCGCGTCACCGGGAACTACGAGATCCTGCGCGCCATCCTCGAGGTGATGAACCGCGATGCGGCCAAGCTGGTCGCGATGAATCAGCAAGCCGACGAGGAAACGATCGCGCGTGGCCGCCAGGCGCAGACTGCGGTCTACGTTTCCGGTGCCGATCTGCGCAAGCCGGATGATTTTCCGCTGCGTCTTGCCCCGACGACAGACACCGAGACCTTCCACTTCCTTGGCTACAAGCGCGACACGAAGTCGAGCGAGGTCTCGGGCGGTCTGTGGAACGTCTATTCGCACGCGCCGGAGAACATCGACATCCCGCTCCACTCGAAGCTGAAGATGACGGTGGGTGTCGGCGTTCCGTGGGCGTACATCATCCCGGCGCAGTGGGAGAAAGTCATCGAGGTGCTGCGCACGCACGGCATCGCGATGCGCGCGACCACCGCCGCGTGGTCGGGCGAGGTGGAGACGTATCGCTGCAAGCCGAAGTGGGCGGAGCGTCCGTTTGAAGGACGCCACGTGCTTGGCGGCGGCAGCGAGTTCTCGCCCACGCCTCCGCCGGACTGCCGTGCGGTGAGAGAGAAGCTCGACTTCCCTGCCGGCTCGATGGTGGTGCCGACCGACCAGCGCGCCGCCAAGGTCGCTATCCACTGGCTCGAGCCGGCGGGGCCGGATTCAGCCGTCTATTGGGGATTGTTCGACGCCATCTTCGAGCAGAAAGAATACGGCGAGCCTTACGTGCTCGAGAAACTGGCGCGCGAGATGATGGCGAAAGATCCGAAGCTCAAAGCGGAGTTCGAGGAAAAGGTCGCGAGCGACAAGGATTTCGCGGCGAACGCCTACGGACGCCTCAACTGGTTCTACCAACGCTCGCCGTGGTGGGATCCGAAGTTGGGACTGTATCCGGTGGGCAGGGTGAGAACACTGGAAGGGATCCCGCTCGGGAAATAG
- the ispF gene encoding 2-C-methyl-D-erythritol 2,4-cyclodiphosphate synthase, which translates to MRIGYGWDSHEFKRGIPLMVGGVALEHTHGLAGHSDGDVLLHALTDALLGAIAAGDIGTYFPSDDARWKGADSVVFLRAAMEQVRRAGYMIANVDSTLIMAAPKVSPHAKKIQARVAELLRIEPNCVGIKAKTPEGMGTDNAAIAHVSVLLLRRARKPRARMAAAVHAKRGAED; encoded by the coding sequence ATGCGTATCGGTTACGGCTGGGATTCACACGAGTTCAAGAGGGGCATCCCGCTGATGGTCGGCGGGGTCGCGCTCGAGCACACGCACGGGCTCGCCGGGCACTCCGACGGCGACGTGCTGCTGCATGCCCTCACCGACGCCTTGCTCGGCGCCATCGCCGCCGGCGACATCGGGACATATTTCCCCTCGGATGACGCGCGCTGGAAGGGCGCCGACTCGGTCGTCTTTCTGCGCGCCGCGATGGAGCAGGTGCGCCGCGCCGGCTACATGATCGCGAATGTGGATTCCACACTCATCATGGCCGCGCCGAAAGTCTCGCCGCACGCGAAGAAGATCCAGGCACGGGTCGCCGAACTCTTGCGCATCGAGCCGAACTGCGTAGGGATCAAAGCCAAGACGCCCGAGGGCATGGGCACGGACAACGCCGCCATCGCACACGTCTCGGTGCTGCTGCTGCGCCGCGCCAGGAAGCCGCGAGCGCGCATGGCCGCCGCCGTCCACGCTAAACGTGGCGCCGAAGACTGA
- a CDS encoding TRAM domain-containing protein → MDLALIRLFFIAVLALACYLLQPFGLEKWPAALVGALIGTAVVAFEMRLRAVSLKRLIGAVIGSVTGIFGAFLFSAVLGSAIDPGHTRSFLQLLVMLLMAYVGLVVGANKGDLLNLTALGGVFGGEKQGKKSYKILDTSVIIDGRIADIAETGFLDGVIVTPQFVLRELQLVADSADSLKRNRGRRGLDILQRIQKIANLDIQIVEDDFPAVREVDMKLIELGKKYSAKIVTNDFNLNKVAQLHGVEVLNINELANALKPIVLPGEVMKVFILKEGKEYNQGVAYLDDGTMVVVDNARKMIGKNVDISVTSVLQTTAGKMIFGKFDERGLPPRQEPKPDPRPQKPVIIERPANE, encoded by the coding sequence ATGGACTTAGCCCTCATTCGTCTCTTCTTTATTGCGGTGCTGGCGCTCGCTTGCTATCTGTTGCAGCCCTTCGGACTAGAGAAGTGGCCGGCGGCATTAGTCGGCGCGCTCATCGGCACCGCCGTGGTCGCCTTCGAGATGCGCCTGCGCGCGGTCAGCCTGAAGCGGCTGATCGGCGCGGTGATCGGCTCGGTCACCGGCATCTTTGGCGCCTTTCTTTTTTCCGCGGTCCTGGGCAGCGCGATCGATCCCGGACACACGCGCAGCTTCCTGCAACTGCTGGTCATGCTGCTGATGGCCTACGTTGGCCTGGTGGTGGGCGCCAACAAGGGCGACCTGCTGAACCTCACGGCGCTGGGCGGGGTGTTCGGCGGCGAGAAGCAGGGCAAGAAGAGTTACAAGATCCTCGACACCAGCGTGATCATCGATGGACGCATCGCCGACATCGCGGAGACTGGCTTCCTCGATGGCGTCATCGTGACGCCGCAGTTCGTGCTGCGCGAGCTGCAACTGGTGGCCGATTCCGCCGACTCACTCAAGCGCAACCGCGGCCGGCGCGGGCTCGACATCCTGCAGCGCATCCAGAAGATCGCCAACCTCGACATCCAGATCGTGGAAGACGACTTTCCCGCCGTCCGTGAAGTCGACATGAAACTGATCGAGCTGGGCAAGAAATACTCCGCCAAGATCGTGACCAACGACTTCAACCTCAACAAGGTCGCGCAACTGCACGGTGTGGAAGTGCTGAACATCAACGAGCTGGCCAACGCGCTCAAGCCCATCGTGCTCCCGGGCGAGGTGATGAAGGTGTTCATCCTGAAAGAAGGCAAGGAGTACAACCAGGGCGTGGCCTATCTCGACGACGGAACCATGGTCGTGGTGGACAACGCGCGCAAGATGATCGGCAAGAACGTGGACATCTCGGTGACGTCGGTGCTGCAGACCACCGCCGGCAAGATGATCTTTGGCAAGTTCGACGAGCGCGGGCTGCCGCCGCGGCAGGAGCCGAAGCCCGATCCGCGCCCGCAGAAGCCGGTGATCATCGAGCGGCCGGCGAACGAGTAA